One stretch of Actinacidiphila sp. DG2A-62 DNA includes these proteins:
- a CDS encoding lytic transglycosylase domain-containing protein, with protein sequence MAAAAMAALSASQAPGFLPVAHAAAAQDTPTSTTPPSSEPIDGGSPYITDLPPLNTPTGPVATPKAGAESPAVSIPGGGASLPTTVLAAYQRAEATLAQTDPGCHLPWQLLAAIGQVESGQARGGAVDANGTTYTPILGPVLDGDGFANISDTDGGRYDGDAVHDRAVGPMQFIPSTWNTWGADGNGDGVKDPNNVYDAALAAGNYLCADGRDLAVPADMDRAILGYNHSQAYLDLVKAWYAHFRAGGPVTVPDRSGTPGPGIVPPPAPPLAHRPGGAPSSTPKPPVTVGGSVSPAPPTGGATTPPPTGGATTAPPTGGQTTTPPTGGETTTPPTTPPTSGDPTTPPTTPPTTPPTTPPCTDDPTPTPTGSGEASPSPSDTPTDGATPDPCGTDTPTPTPTDTAGAATGAPVTTGS encoded by the coding sequence GTGGCAGCCGCCGCGATGGCGGCGCTCAGCGCCTCGCAGGCGCCCGGCTTCCTGCCGGTCGCGCACGCCGCCGCCGCACAGGACACCCCGACGTCCACGACCCCGCCGAGCAGCGAGCCCATCGACGGCGGCTCGCCGTACATCACCGACCTGCCGCCGCTCAACACGCCCACCGGGCCGGTCGCCACGCCGAAGGCCGGCGCCGAGAGCCCCGCGGTGAGCATCCCCGGCGGCGGCGCGAGCCTGCCCACCACCGTGCTCGCCGCGTACCAGCGCGCCGAGGCGACGCTCGCGCAGACCGATCCCGGCTGCCACCTGCCGTGGCAACTGCTGGCCGCGATCGGCCAGGTGGAGTCCGGCCAGGCCCGCGGCGGCGCGGTCGACGCGAACGGCACCACGTACACCCCGATCCTCGGCCCGGTGCTCGACGGCGACGGCTTCGCGAACATCAGCGACACCGACGGCGGTCGCTACGACGGCGACGCGGTGCACGACCGCGCGGTCGGCCCGATGCAGTTCATCCCCTCGACGTGGAACACCTGGGGCGCGGACGGCAACGGCGACGGCGTGAAGGACCCCAACAACGTCTACGACGCCGCGCTGGCCGCGGGGAACTACCTGTGCGCCGACGGCCGCGACCTGGCCGTGCCCGCGGACATGGACCGCGCGATCCTCGGCTACAACCACTCGCAGGCGTATCTGGACCTGGTCAAGGCGTGGTACGCGCACTTCAGGGCCGGCGGCCCGGTCACCGTGCCGGACCGCTCGGGCACCCCCGGGCCCGGTATCGTCCCGCCGCCCGCGCCGCCGCTGGCGCACCGCCCCGGCGGCGCGCCGTCCTCGACGCCCAAGCCCCCGGTGACGGTGGGCGGCTCGGTCTCCCCGGCCCCGCCGACCGGCGGCGCGACCACCCCGCCGCCCACCGGCGGCGCCACGACGGCTCCTCCCACCGGCGGCCAGACCACCACCCCGCCGACCGGCGGCGAGACGACGACCCCGCCCACCACGCCGCCCACCTCCGGGGACCCGACGACGCCCCCGACCACGCCGCCGACCACGCCGCCCACCACGCCCCCGTGCACCGACGACCCGACGCCGACGCCCACCGGCAGCGGCGAGGCCAGTCCGTCGCCGAGCGACACCCCGACCGACGGCGCCACGCCGGACCCGTGCGGCACCGACACCCCGACGCCCACGCCCACCGACACGGCGGGCGCGGCCACCGGGGCCCCGGTCACCACGGGGTCGTGA
- the polA gene encoding DNA polymerase I → MSHHRGRIGGVAEKASASKTTTDRPRLMLLDGHSLAYRAFYALPVENFSTVTGQPTNAVYGFTSMLSNTLRDERPTHLAVAFDVSRKTWRFDEYPEYKATRSKTPDEFRSQVELIGEMLDAMRVPRFAVDGFEADDVIATLATQAEALGYEVLIVTGDRDSFQLVSDHVTVLYPTKGVSELTRYTPAKVEEKYGLTPAQYPDFAALRGDPSDNLPGIPGVGEKTAAKWIVQFGSFAELCERVDEVKGKAGDNLRAHLDAVKLNRRLTEMVRDVPLHSTPEQLERAPYDRTSLSTVLDTLEFRNPNFRERLFAADPGMEQEEAAIAEGVAVAGEVLAAGELPGWLERHAGVPVGLASVDTWALGSGSVTQVALAAGEEAAWFDPAGLDETDEKAFAAWLADADRAKVLHNAKNAERVFAEHGWRIAGITMCTALAAYLIKPGRRSFALDVLSVEYLGRELAPAEGGSGQLAFGEEGEGEDAEAAAAQALMVQARTVLDLGEVFAERLPEVGAAELLHDVELPTSSLLARMERAGIAADRPHLEGLEQQFAAAVQHAVGEAHASVGHEFNLGSPKQLQEVLFGELGLPKTKKTKTGYTTDADALAWLAAQTEHDLPVIMLRHREQAKLRVTVEGLVKTVAPDGRIHTTFSQTVAATGRLSSTDPNLQNVPIRTDEGRAIRRGFVVGEGYESLLTADYSQIELRVMAHLSEDEGLIAAFTSGEDLHTTVGSQVFSVPRDQVDAEMRRKIKAMSYGLAYGLSAFGLSQQLGIEAAEARALMDTYFERFGGVRDYLHRVVEEARGTGYTETLLGRRRYLPDLNSDNRQRREMAERMALNAPIQGSAADIVKIAMLRVDRALAGASLRSRMLLQVHDEIVLEVAPGERAQVEELVRREMAGAYPLRAPLDVSVGSGPDWESAAH, encoded by the coding sequence ATGTCACACCACCGTGGGAGGATCGGGGGCGTGGCAGAGAAAGCATCCGCATCGAAGACGACGACCGACCGCCCGCGGCTGATGCTGCTGGACGGGCACTCGCTGGCGTACCGGGCGTTCTACGCGCTGCCCGTGGAGAATTTCAGCACCGTCACGGGTCAGCCGACGAACGCCGTGTACGGCTTCACCTCCATGCTGTCGAACACGCTGCGTGACGAACGGCCGACGCATCTGGCGGTGGCGTTCGACGTGTCGCGCAAGACCTGGCGGTTCGACGAGTATCCGGAGTACAAGGCGACGCGTTCCAAGACGCCGGACGAGTTCCGCAGCCAGGTCGAGCTGATCGGCGAGATGCTGGACGCGATGCGGGTGCCGCGGTTCGCGGTGGACGGCTTCGAGGCGGACGACGTGATCGCCACGCTGGCCACGCAGGCGGAGGCGCTGGGGTACGAGGTGCTGATCGTCACCGGTGACCGGGACTCCTTCCAGCTGGTCTCGGACCACGTCACGGTCCTGTACCCGACGAAGGGCGTGTCGGAGCTGACGCGCTACACCCCGGCGAAGGTGGAGGAGAAGTACGGCCTGACCCCGGCGCAGTACCCGGATTTCGCGGCGTTGCGCGGCGATCCGTCGGACAATCTGCCCGGGATTCCGGGGGTCGGCGAGAAGACCGCGGCCAAGTGGATCGTGCAGTTCGGGTCGTTCGCGGAGCTGTGCGAGCGGGTGGACGAGGTGAAGGGCAAGGCGGGGGACAATCTGCGGGCCCATCTGGACGCGGTGAAGCTGAACCGCCGGCTGACCGAGATGGTCAGGGACGTGCCGTTGCACAGCACGCCCGAGCAGTTGGAGCGGGCGCCCTACGACCGGACGTCGCTGTCGACGGTGCTGGACACGCTGGAGTTCCGCAATCCGAACTTCCGGGAGCGGCTGTTCGCCGCGGACCCGGGCATGGAGCAGGAGGAGGCGGCGATCGCCGAGGGCGTCGCCGTGGCGGGTGAGGTGCTGGCGGCCGGTGAGCTGCCGGGCTGGCTGGAGCGGCATGCCGGGGTGCCGGTGGGCCTGGCCAGTGTGGACACCTGGGCGCTGGGCAGCGGCAGTGTGACGCAGGTGGCGCTGGCGGCCGGCGAGGAGGCCGCGTGGTTCGACCCGGCGGGGCTGGACGAGACCGACGAGAAGGCGTTCGCCGCGTGGCTGGCCGACGCGGACCGGGCGAAGGTGCTGCACAACGCGAAGAACGCCGAGCGGGTGTTCGCCGAGCACGGCTGGCGGATCGCCGGGATCACCATGTGCACGGCGCTGGCGGCGTATCTGATCAAGCCCGGTCGCCGGTCTTTCGCGCTGGACGTGCTGTCGGTGGAGTATCTGGGCCGGGAGCTGGCGCCGGCCGAGGGCGGCAGCGGGCAGTTGGCGTTCGGCGAGGAGGGCGAGGGGGAGGACGCCGAGGCCGCGGCGGCGCAGGCGCTGATGGTGCAGGCGCGTACGGTCCTTGATCTGGGCGAGGTGTTCGCGGAGCGGCTGCCGGAGGTGGGCGCGGCGGAGCTGCTGCATGACGTGGAGCTGCCGACGTCCTCGTTGCTGGCGCGGATGGAGCGGGCCGGCATCGCGGCCGACCGGCCGCATCTGGAGGGTCTGGAGCAGCAGTTCGCGGCGGCGGTGCAGCACGCGGTGGGCGAGGCGCACGCCTCGGTCGGCCATGAGTTCAACCTGGGCTCGCCGAAGCAGTTGCAGGAGGTGCTCTTCGGTGAGCTGGGCCTGCCGAAGACGAAGAAGACCAAGACCGGTTACACCACGGACGCCGACGCGCTGGCGTGGCTGGCCGCGCAGACCGAGCACGACCTGCCGGTGATCATGCTGCGGCACCGGGAGCAGGCCAAGCTGCGGGTGACCGTGGAGGGCCTGGTCAAGACGGTGGCGCCGGACGGGCGCATCCACACCACCTTCAGCCAGACCGTCGCGGCCACCGGCCGGCTGTCGTCGACCGACCCGAATCTGCAGAACGTCCCGATCCGCACCGACGAGGGCCGGGCGATCCGCCGCGGCTTCGTGGTGGGGGAGGGGTACGAGTCGCTGCTGACCGCGGACTACAGCCAGATCGAGCTGCGGGTGATGGCCCACCTGTCGGAGGACGAGGGCCTGATCGCCGCGTTCACCTCGGGCGAGGACCTGCACACCACGGTCGGCTCGCAGGTGTTCTCGGTGCCGCGCGACCAAGTGGACGCCGAGATGCGCCGCAAGATCAAGGCGATGTCGTACGGCCTGGCCTATGGTCTGTCGGCGTTCGGCCTGTCGCAGCAGTTGGGCATCGAGGCGGCCGAGGCGCGCGCTCTGATGGACACCTACTTCGAGCGGTTCGGCGGTGTGCGGGACTATCTGCACCGGGTGGTGGAGGAGGCCCGCGGCACCGGGTACACCGAGACGCTGCTCGGCCGCCGCCGCTATCTGCCGGACCTGAACAGCGACAACCGGCAGCGCCGCGAGATGGCCGAGCGGATGGCGCTGAACGCACCGATCCAGGGCTCGGCGGCGGACATCGTGAAGATCGCGATGCTGCGGGTGGACCGGGCGCTGGCCGGCGCCTCGCTGCGCTCGCGGATGCTGCTCCAGGTGCACGACGAGATCGTGCTGGAGGTCGCGCCGGGCGAGCGGGCGCAGGTGGAGGAGCTGGTGCGCCGGGAGATGGCGGGTGCGTACCCGCTGCGGGCCCCGCTGGACGTGTCGGTCGGTTCGGGCCCGGACTGGGAGTCGGCCGCGCACTGA
- a CDS encoding FdhF/YdeP family oxidoreductase encodes MAKKPPSGDPVQDAPHVTAPQHAAAGLPAVAHTMKTARAQMGARRTALTLLRVNQKQGFDCPGCAWPEGDHRHTFEFCENGAKAVAEEATLRRVTPEFFAEHPVADLARRSGYWLGQQGRITQPMYLADGADHYQAIPWERAFALIAEELHALDTPDQAVFYTSGRTSNEAAFLLQLFARAFGTNNLPDCSNMCHESSGSALTETLGVGKGSVLLDDLHQAELIIVAGQNPGTNHPRMLSALEKAKRGGARIVSVNPLPEAGLERFKNPQTATGLAGPGTPLADLHLPIRLGGDQALFRALGRLLLEADAVDHDFIAQHTHGFDAYQAAARAADWDETTRATGLTRAEIDRLFALLAASRRTVVCWAMGLTQHKHAVATIREVVNVLLLQGNIGRPGAGVCPVRGHSNVQGDRTMGIFERPAPAFLDALRDEFGFEPPREHGLDVVRAIRALRDGRAHVFFAMGGNFVAATPDTDVTEAAVRRARLTVHVSTKLNRSHAVTGARALILPTLGRTEKDRQATGEQFVTVEDSMGMVHASRGGLAPASPHLLSEPAIVSRLARAVLGPHSTIPWADFERDYDLIRDRIARVVPGFDDFNTKVRRPGGFTLPHAPRDSRTFPTATGKANFTAAPVEYPDVPQGRLLLQTLRSHDQYNTTVYGLDDRYRGIRNGRRVVLVHPDDAAAAGLADGDYADLVSEWTDGSERRAPGFRVVPYPTPRGCAAAYYPETNVLIPLDHTADTSNTPAAKSVVIRLERTATAGRTTT; translated from the coding sequence ATGGCGAAGAAGCCCCCCTCAGGCGACCCCGTCCAGGACGCGCCGCACGTCACCGCGCCGCAGCACGCCGCCGCGGGACTGCCCGCGGTCGCCCACACCATGAAGACCGCCCGCGCCCAGATGGGCGCCCGCCGCACCGCCCTCACCCTGCTGCGCGTCAACCAGAAACAGGGCTTCGACTGCCCCGGCTGCGCCTGGCCCGAGGGCGACCACCGGCACACCTTCGAATTCTGCGAGAACGGCGCCAAAGCCGTCGCCGAAGAGGCCACACTGCGCCGCGTCACCCCGGAGTTCTTCGCCGAGCACCCCGTCGCCGACCTCGCCCGCCGCAGCGGCTACTGGCTCGGCCAGCAGGGCCGCATCACCCAGCCGATGTACCTCGCCGACGGCGCCGACCACTACCAGGCCATCCCCTGGGAACGCGCCTTCGCCCTCATCGCCGAGGAACTCCACGCCCTGGACACCCCCGACCAGGCCGTCTTCTACACCTCCGGGCGCACCAGCAACGAAGCCGCCTTCCTCCTCCAGCTCTTCGCCCGCGCATTCGGCACCAACAACCTCCCCGACTGCTCCAACATGTGCCACGAGTCCTCGGGCTCCGCACTCACCGAGACCCTCGGCGTCGGCAAGGGCAGCGTGCTGCTCGACGACCTCCACCAGGCCGAGCTGATCATCGTCGCCGGCCAGAACCCCGGCACCAACCACCCGCGCATGCTGTCCGCGCTGGAGAAGGCCAAACGCGGCGGCGCCCGCATCGTCAGCGTCAACCCGCTGCCCGAAGCCGGCCTCGAACGCTTCAAGAACCCGCAAACCGCGACCGGACTCGCCGGCCCCGGCACCCCCCTCGCCGACCTCCACCTGCCCATCCGGCTCGGCGGCGACCAAGCGCTGTTCCGCGCCCTCGGCCGCCTCCTGCTGGAAGCCGACGCCGTCGACCACGACTTCATCGCCCAGCACACCCACGGCTTCGACGCCTACCAGGCCGCCGCACGCGCCGCCGACTGGGACGAGACCACCCGCGCCACCGGCCTCACCCGCGCCGAGATCGACCGGCTCTTCGCCCTCCTCGCCGCCTCCCGGCGCACCGTCGTCTGCTGGGCGATGGGCCTGACCCAGCACAAACACGCCGTGGCCACCATCCGCGAAGTCGTCAACGTCCTGCTGCTGCAAGGAAACATCGGCCGACCCGGCGCCGGCGTCTGCCCCGTCCGCGGCCACTCCAACGTCCAGGGCGACCGCACCATGGGCATCTTCGAACGGCCCGCCCCCGCCTTCCTCGACGCGCTGCGCGACGAATTCGGCTTCGAACCCCCACGCGAGCACGGCCTCGACGTGGTCCGCGCCATCCGCGCCCTGCGCGACGGCCGAGCCCACGTCTTCTTCGCCATGGGCGGCAACTTCGTCGCCGCCACCCCCGACACCGACGTCACCGAGGCCGCCGTGCGCCGCGCCCGGCTCACCGTCCACGTCTCCACCAAACTCAACCGCTCGCACGCCGTCACCGGCGCCCGCGCCCTCATCCTGCCCACCCTCGGCCGCACCGAGAAGGACCGGCAGGCCACCGGCGAACAGTTCGTCACCGTCGAGGACTCCATGGGCATGGTGCACGCCTCCCGCGGCGGCCTCGCCCCCGCCTCCCCCCACCTGCTCTCCGAACCCGCCATCGTCAGCCGCCTGGCCCGCGCCGTCCTCGGCCCGCACAGCACCATCCCCTGGGCCGACTTCGAACGCGACTACGACCTGATCCGCGACCGCATCGCCCGCGTCGTGCCCGGCTTCGACGACTTCAACACCAAGGTGCGCCGCCCCGGCGGCTTCACCCTCCCGCACGCGCCCCGCGACAGCCGCACCTTCCCCACCGCCACCGGCAAGGCCAACTTCACCGCCGCGCCCGTGGAGTACCCGGACGTGCCGCAAGGGCGGCTGCTGCTCCAGACACTGCGCTCGCACGACCAGTACAACACCACCGTCTACGGCCTCGACGACCGCTACCGCGGCATCAGGAACGGCCGCCGAGTGGTCCTCGTCCACCCCGACGACGCCGCCGCCGCCGGCCTGGCCGACGGCGACTACGCCGACCTGGTCAGCGAATGGACCGACGGCAGCGAACGCCGCGCACCCGGCTTCCGCGTCGTCCCCTACCCCACACCGCGCGGCTGCGCCGCCGCGTACTACCCCGAGACCAACGTCCTCATCCCGCTGGACCACACCGCGGACACCAGCAACACCCCGGCCGCCAAGTCCGTGGTGATCCGCCTGGAGCGCACCGCGACCGCCGGACGCACCACCACCTGA
- a CDS encoding PaaI family thioesterase, whose protein sequence is MVEQTAIALPPEILEQYAGIGVDLRALFSAGALGERMGIRVLEASPEKVVGVMPVEGNTQPYGLLHGGASAALAETLGSVGAMLHGGPGKIAVGVDLNATHHRGLRTGTVTGTAVPVHRGRSSATYEVAITDDATGRRVCTARLTCMLRPATPPTPPAPAS, encoded by the coding sequence ATGGTCGAGCAGACCGCAATCGCCCTCCCGCCGGAGATCCTGGAGCAGTACGCCGGCATCGGCGTCGACCTCCGGGCGCTGTTCTCGGCAGGCGCGCTCGGGGAGCGGATGGGCATCCGCGTCCTGGAGGCGTCACCGGAGAAGGTGGTCGGGGTCATGCCCGTCGAGGGCAACACCCAGCCGTACGGACTGCTGCACGGCGGCGCCTCCGCGGCCCTCGCGGAGACCCTCGGGTCGGTCGGCGCGATGCTGCACGGCGGACCCGGCAAGATCGCGGTCGGCGTCGACCTCAACGCCACGCACCACCGCGGCCTGCGCACCGGGACGGTCACCGGAACCGCCGTCCCGGTCCACCGCGGCCGCTCCTCCGCCACCTACGAGGTCGCGATCACCGACGACGCGACCGGCCGCCGCGTCTGCACCGCCCGCCTCACCTGCATGCTCCGCCCGGCCACGCCCCCGACACCGCCGGCGCCCGCCTCCTGA
- a CDS encoding helix-turn-helix domain-containing protein, with protein sequence MHSSEIRRQAIDLVRAGVSNAEAGRRLQVPAGTISYWAHLDRARRGESPGRPDRSCPRCDGRPLDRAAYSLLLGFYLGDGHIVQASGHRVPSLMITCDDKWPGVMDAVEQAMRAVFPGNRTCRARKQGCHNVKVYSKHLVCMFPQHGPGRKHERVIALGAWQQEIVDAHPWEFIRGLVHSDGCRIVNWTERLVGGVRKRYEYPRYFFTNVSGDILRLYGETLDKVGVEWRVARPRGRPTNVSVARKGSVALMDRHVGAKS encoded by the coding sequence ATGCACTCTTCCGAGATCCGTCGCCAGGCCATCGACCTCGTCCGAGCGGGCGTGTCCAACGCCGAGGCCGGCCGCCGCTTACAGGTTCCCGCGGGGACGATCAGCTACTGGGCGCACCTCGATCGCGCGCGACGCGGCGAGAGCCCCGGACGCCCGGACCGATCCTGCCCGCGCTGCGACGGCCGTCCGCTGGACCGCGCCGCCTACAGTCTGCTGCTCGGGTTCTACCTCGGAGACGGCCACATCGTCCAAGCCTCCGGCCACCGGGTTCCCAGTCTGATGATCACCTGCGACGACAAGTGGCCGGGCGTGATGGACGCGGTCGAGCAGGCGATGCGGGCGGTCTTCCCGGGCAACCGCACCTGCAGGGCCCGCAAGCAGGGGTGTCACAACGTGAAGGTGTACTCCAAGCACCTGGTGTGCATGTTCCCCCAGCACGGCCCCGGGCGGAAGCATGAGCGGGTCATCGCGCTGGGGGCCTGGCAGCAGGAGATCGTCGACGCCCACCCGTGGGAGTTCATCCGCGGGCTGGTGCACTCGGACGGGTGCCGGATCGTCAACTGGACGGAGCGCCTGGTCGGCGGCGTGCGGAAGCGGTACGAGTACCCGCGGTACTTCTTCACGAACGTCTCGGGCGACATCCTCCGGCTGTACGGCGAGACCCTCGACAAGGTGGGGGTGGAGTGGCGGGTGGCACGGCCGCGCGGGCGGCCCACCAACGTCTCGGTGGCGCGCAAGGGCTCGGTCGCGTTGATGGACCGCCACGTCGGGGCGAAGTCCTGA
- a CDS encoding ANTAR domain-containing response regulator, giving the protein MSGPEETPRRRDDQPREEAEAHVPPLTTRVVLAEDEALIRLDLKEMLEEEGYSVVGEAGDGETAVKLAEELRPDLVILDVKMPVLDGISAAERIAGEKIAPVLMLTAFSQRELVERARDAGAMAYLVKPFSKSDVVPAIEMAVSRFQELRALEAEIADLSQRLETRKLVDRAKSVLQTKYGLTEPAAFRWIQKTSMDRRMSMQAVAQAVIDEVAEK; this is encoded by the coding sequence GTGAGCGGCCCCGAAGAGACACCGCGTCGTCGAGATGACCAGCCTCGGGAGGAGGCGGAGGCGCATGTGCCGCCGCTGACGACGCGTGTCGTCCTCGCGGAGGACGAGGCGCTGATCCGGCTGGATCTGAAGGAGATGCTGGAGGAGGAGGGCTACTCCGTGGTCGGCGAGGCCGGCGACGGGGAGACGGCCGTGAAGCTCGCCGAGGAGCTGCGGCCGGATCTGGTGATCCTGGACGTGAAGATGCCGGTGCTCGACGGCATCTCGGCGGCGGAGCGGATCGCGGGCGAGAAGATCGCCCCGGTGCTGATGCTGACGGCGTTCTCGCAGCGTGAGCTGGTGGAGCGGGCCAGGGACGCGGGGGCGATGGCGTATCTGGTGAAGCCGTTCAGCAAGAGCGACGTGGTGCCGGCGATCGAGATGGCGGTGAGCCGGTTCCAGGAGCTGCGCGCGCTGGAGGCGGAGATCGCCGATCTGTCGCAGCGGCTGGAGACGCGCAAGCTGGTGGACCGGGCGAAGAGCGTGCTGCAGACGAAGTACGGGTTGACGGAGCCCGCGGCGTTCCGGTGGATTCAGAAGACGTCGATGGACCGGCGGATGTCGATGCAGGCGGTGGCGCAGGCGGTCATCGACGAGGTCGCGGAGAAGTAG
- a CDS encoding ABC transporter ATP-binding protein: MTTTTHQPGPAPAAEPSALLQASGVIMRFGGLTAVRDVSLTVGSGEIVGLIGPNGAGKTTFFNCLTGLYVPTEGTVTYRGTVLPPKPHLVTKAGIARTFQNIRLFANMTVLENVLVGRHTRTKQGLLSALVRGPGYHKAEAASRARAMELLEFTGLADKAEHLARNLPYGEQRKLEIARALASEPGLLLLDEPTAGMNPQETRATEELVFAIRDQGIAVLVIEHDMRFIFNLCDRVAVLVQGEKLVEGTSDVVQNDERVIAAYLGEPFEGAPADEADAEVRQELAQPQEQPEQPGRAEQREQPEPQEQQEQPGQENDR; the protein is encoded by the coding sequence ATGACCACCACCACACACCAGCCAGGACCGGCCCCGGCCGCCGAACCGTCCGCCCTGCTCCAGGCCAGCGGCGTCATCATGCGCTTCGGCGGCCTCACCGCCGTCCGCGACGTCTCCCTGACCGTCGGCAGCGGCGAGATCGTCGGCCTCATCGGCCCCAACGGCGCCGGCAAGACGACCTTCTTCAACTGCCTCACCGGCCTCTACGTGCCCACCGAGGGCACCGTCACCTACCGCGGCACCGTGCTCCCGCCCAAGCCGCACCTGGTCACCAAGGCCGGCATCGCCCGCACCTTCCAGAACATCCGGCTCTTCGCCAACATGACGGTGCTGGAGAACGTCCTGGTCGGCCGGCACACCCGCACCAAGCAGGGCCTGCTGTCCGCGCTCGTCCGCGGCCCCGGCTACCACAAGGCCGAAGCCGCCTCCCGCGCCCGGGCCATGGAACTCCTGGAGTTCACCGGCCTGGCCGACAAGGCCGAGCACCTCGCCCGCAACCTGCCCTACGGCGAACAGCGCAAGCTGGAGATCGCCCGTGCACTGGCCAGCGAGCCCGGACTGCTGCTGCTCGACGAGCCCACCGCCGGCATGAACCCGCAGGAGACCAGGGCCACCGAGGAACTCGTCTTCGCCATCCGCGACCAGGGCATCGCCGTCCTGGTCATCGAGCACGACATGCGGTTCATCTTCAACCTCTGCGACCGCGTCGCCGTCCTCGTCCAGGGCGAGAAACTGGTCGAGGGCACCTCCGACGTCGTACAGAACGACGAACGGGTCATCGCCGCCTACCTCGGCGAACCCTTCGAGGGCGCACCCGCCGACGAGGCCGACGCGGAGGTCCGGCAGGAACTCGCCCAGCCGCAGGAACAGCCCGAGCAACCGGGCCGGGCGGAGCAGCGCGAACAACCGGAGCCGCAAGAACAGCAGGAACAGCCCGGGCAGGAGAACGACCGATGA